A region of Vanessa cardui chromosome 1, ilVanCard2.1, whole genome shotgun sequence DNA encodes the following proteins:
- the LOC124531128 gene encoding acyl-coenzyme A diphosphatase NUDT19-like: protein MKRAIEKCWRDSASLIVLAKRNMDGLSSGNTGDSNYDILLQTRTLDASFSNGVVFPGGVKEEADASERWLHLLGSFGFDQSDFETLHRVGSPITPIFADNPIKRHIALRITAIRETFEELGLLICSSKHKTSKIDYWANFISDIDLKYWQKRVSENPSELFNLCKEYNCYPDIWNLHYWSNWLSPVLLPKRFDTAFFICALENKPTHIKANSEVHKVEWASPQDTLERNKRGEVELYPPQSYELNRLSFFKDIEKLNNFARERSSYGDELFYPVRVRAKDGIVFLLPGDHLYPSDVDLNSTTVRKEDKTIISLRETGQTLHRFETDFKKSVIVRQNYVPKNHINMGDQVIPAIIKTHKQN, encoded by the exons ATGAAAAGAGCAATCGAAAAATGTTGGCGTGATTCTGCTTCGCTGATAGTGCTCGCTAAACGGAATATGGATGGTTTATCGAGTGGGAACACTGGTGATAGTAACTACGATATCTTGTTGCAGACTCGGACGCTTGACGCATCTTTCTCGAACGGTGTTGTGTTTCCGGGCGGTGTTAAAGAGGAGGCGGACGCCAGTGAACGTTGGCTTCACCTCCTCGGATCTTTCGGCTTCGATCAGAGTGACTTCGAAACACTGCATCGAGTTGGTTCCCCAATCACTCCAATTTTTGCTGATAACCCTATAAAGAG ACACATTGCATTAAGAATAACTGCAATAAGAGAAACATTTGAGGAACTTGGTTTGCTTATCTGCAGCTCTAAacataaaacatcaaaaattgATTATTGGGCAAATTTTATATCAgacattgatttaaaatattggcAAAAAAGG GTGAGTGAAAATCCCTCGGAGCTTTTTAATCTTTGTAAAGAGTACAACTGTTACCCTGATATATGGAATTTACACTATTGGAGCAACTGGTTATCCCCTGTTTTATTACCGAAGAGGTTTGATACAGCATTTTTCATATGTGCATTGGAAAACAAACCAACACACATAAAAGCTAACTCTGAAGTGCATAAAGTTGAG TGGGCCAGCCCTCAAGACACTTTAGAGAGAAATAAAAGAGGAGAAGTTGAATTATACCCACCTCAAAGCTATGAATTGAATCGATTGTCATTCTTTAaagatattgaaaaattaaacaattttgctAGAGAGAGGAGCAGCTATGGTGATGAATTGTTTTATCCTGTTCGTGTACGAGCTAAAGATGGCATTGTGTTCCTCTTACCAG GTGACCACCTCTACCCATCAGATGTAGACCTGAACAGTACAACAGTTAGAAAAGaagataaaactataatatcacTCAGAGAAACTGGTCAGACACTTCATCGTTTTGAAACAGATTTTAAGAAAAGTGTTATTGTAAGACAAAACTACGTACCAAAAAACCATATCAACATGGGCGATCAAGTGATCCCTGCTATTATTAAAActcataaacaaaattaa
- the LOC124531047 gene encoding STE20/SPS1-related proline-alanine-rich protein kinase, whose protein sequence is MASSGHMWPNSQDDYELLEVIGVGATAVVHAAFCRPRGEKCAIKRINLEKWNTSMDELLKEIQAMSSCNHENVVTYYTSFVVKEELWLVLRLLEGGSLLDIIKHKMRISNCKHGVFDEATIATVLKEVLKGLEYFHQNGQIHRDIKAGNILLGDDGIVQIADFGVSAWLATGRDLSRQKVRHTFVGTPCWMAPEVMEQNHGYDFKADIWSFGITAIEMATGTAPYHKYPPMKVLMLTLQNDPPTLDTGAEDKDQYKAYGKTFRKMISECLQKDPTKRPSATELLKHSFFKKAKDRKYLVQTLVSIGPSMETRVHKASKRQPGTSGRLHRMETGEWVWESDEEDDDDDGEAGERPMNHLLRADSSDSDSDAEPRAGFSIGSVEPEDAPQINLVLRMRNARKELNDIRFEFAPGKDSADGIATELVGAGLVAAADAGAIAAQLQRLVDAHLFPGDAPAPRSLTFRLESADPAEPADEKGLIGYAQISIVD, encoded by the coding sequence atggcgagTTCAGGTCACATGTGGCCAAATAGTCAAGATGACTATGAGCTTTTAGAAGTTATCGGAGTAGGCGCAACAGCCGTAGTTCATGCCGCTTTCTGCCGTCCACGGGGAGAAAAATGCGCTATAAAGCGAATCAATCTAGAAAAATGGAATACCTCTATGGACGAACTCCTCAAAGAAATCCAAGCCATGTCTAGCTGTAACCACGAGAATGTCGTAACGTATTACACTAGTTTCGTTGTTAAGGAAGAACTCTGGCTCGTCTTGAGACTTTTAGAGGGTGGCAGTctattagatataattaaacataaaatgagGATCTCCAATTGTAAACACGGTGTCTTCGATGAAGCAACCATAGCTACCGTTCTGAAGGAGGTGCTGAAGGGCCTCGAATATTTCCATCAGAATGGACAAATTCACAGGGATATTAAAGCGGGTAACATTCTCCTCGGAGATGATGGCATTGTTCAGATCGCGGATTTCGGCGTTTCAGCCTGGCTGGCGACGGGGAGAGATCTGTCAAGGCAGAAGGTGCGACACACGTTCGTCGGCACTCCCTGTTGGATGGCACCTGAGGTCATGGAGCAGAACCACGGCTATGACTTCAAAGCTGACATTTGGTCTTTCGGTATCACAGCGATAGAGATGGCGACAGGCACTGCGCCCTACCACAAGTATCCCCCTATGAAGGTCCTGATGTTGACCCTTCAGAACGATCCGCCGACACTCGACACCGGCGCCGAAGATAAAGACCAGTACAAGGCCTACGGTAAAACTTTCAGAAAAATGATATCGGAATGCCTCCAAAAGGACCCCACAAAGAGGCCCTCGGCGACGGAGCTACTCAAACACTCTTTCTTCAAGAAAGCGAAAGACCGAAAGTATCTCGTGCAGACGCTCGTGTCGATCGGGCCCAGCATGGAGACGCGCGTGCACAAGGCGAGCAAGCGGCAGCCCGGCACGTCCGGCCGCCTGCACCGCATGGAGACCGGCGAGTGGGTGTGGGAGAGCGACGAGGaggacgacgacgacgacggcGAGGCGGGCGAGCGGCCCATGAACCACCTGCTGCGCGCCGACTCCTCCGACAGCGACAGCGACGCCGAGCCGCGCGCCGGCTTCAGCATCGGCTCCGTGGAGCCCGAGGACGCGCCGCAGATCAACCTCGTGCTGCGCATGCGCAACGCCCGCAAGGAGCTCAACGACATCCGCTTCGAGTTCGCGCCCGGCAAGGACTCGGCGGACGGCATCGCCACGGAGCTGGTGGGCGCGGGGCTGGTGGCGGCGGCGGACGCGGGCGCCATCGCGGCGCAGCTGCAGCGCCTCGTGGACGCGCACCTGTTCCCGGGGgacgcgcccgcgccgcgctcGCTCACCTTCCGCCTGGAGTCCGCCGACCCCGCCGAGCCGGCCGACGAGAAGGGCCTCATCGGCTACGCGCAGATATCGATCGTGGACTGA